Proteins from a single region of Hordeum vulgare subsp. vulgare chromosome 6H, MorexV3_pseudomolecules_assembly, whole genome shotgun sequence:
- the LOC123403200 gene encoding uncharacterized protein LOC123403200, translated as MATFLFRPPFHGRLLPLRRLLPQPKSLFLPSRTLLRSPRLTMASSPPPPSPPSASTLPPPGRPTRSPPPPEWPCARCTLRNPRGAAACAACDAARPVDVDDASLGQPATVAASSSSRPLPPAQWSCARCTLLNSGSSADCAACRAARPVVVDDGDELDFSAVAGASFLPLRGGPRNIGRSDAATKLALAAPTDTVCERGGLNERDKTAAEKECSRKRGIIHEDVDSNERDETTTEKGCTRKRGRAMSPGIVHEVGGSNERDEPTAEKVNSEAHLDKKTIKVMTYNVWFREDLELTKRMHALGNLIQHHNPDLICFQEVTPNIYQLLQKSGWWQEYKCSLSARMAMQRQYYCMQMSKLPVNSFNCIPFSNSVMERELCVGDINIGGVTKMVLATSHLESPCAWNQMYSKERVVQANASMRILDKFRNVIFCGDMNWDDKGDGPFPLPNGWIDAWAELKPGEDGWTYDTRANGMLAGNRKLQKRLDRFVCKLPDFEIDSIEMIGKEAIPGISHYKEKTVRKVVQNIEYPVLPSDHFGLVLSITYASSG; from the exons ATGGCCACGTTCCTCTTTCGCCCCCCTTTtcacggccgcctcctccccctccgccgCCTCCTGCCCCAGCCCAAATCCCTCTTCCTCCCCAGCAGAACCCTCCTCCGCTCCCCCAGGCTCACCATGGCCTCCTCGCCCCCGCCCCCTTCGCCCCCCTCCGCCTCGACGCTCCCTCCTCCGGGACGCCCGACTCgctccccgccgccgcccgagTGGCCCTGCGCCCGCTGCACGCTCCGCAACCCGCGGGGCGCCGCCGCCTGCGCCGCGTGCGACGCCGCGCGCCCCGTGGACGTCGACGACGCGTCGCTGGGCCAGCCCGCCACCGTCGCCGCCTCTTCGTCGTCTCGCCCGCTCCCGCCGGCCCAGTGGTCCTGCGCCCGCTGCACGCTCCTCAACTCCGGGAGCTCCGCCGACTGCGCCGCCTGCCGCGCCGCGCGCCCCGTGGTCGttgacgacggcgacgagctgGACTTCTCCGCCGTCGCCGGCGCCTCGTTCCTCCCGCTCCGTGGGGGCCCGAGGAACATAGGCCGCTCTGACGCTGCGACCAAGTTAGCTCTCGCAGCGCCGACGGACACTGTCTGCGAGCGCGGCGGCTTGAACGAAAGGGATAAGACGGCCGCCGAAAAAG AGTGCTCAAGGAAGAGAGGCATCATCCATGAGGACGTCGACTCCAATGAAAGGGACGAGACAACCACTGAAAAAG GGTGCACAAGGAAGAGAGGTCGCGCGATGTCGCCAGGCATCGTCCATGAGGTTGGCGGCTCGAATGAAAGGGATGAGCCAACTGCCGAAAAGG TAAATTCTGAGGCTCATTTGGATAAGAAGACCATCAAAGTCATGACATACAACGTATGGTTTCGGGAGGATTTGGAACTGACGAAAAGGATGCATGCCCTTGGAAATCTTATTCAGCACCACAATCCAGATCTTATATGCTTCCAG GAGGTTACACCAAACATATATCAGCTTCTCCAAAAATCTGGCTGGTGGCAAGAATACAAATGCTCGCTGTCAGCTAGGATGGCCATGCAGAGACAATACTACTGCATGCAG ATGAGCAAGCTGCCCGTGAATTCTTTCAACTGCATCCCATTTTCCAACTCAGTCATGGAAAGGGAGCTGTGCGTGGGAGACATCAACATTGGAGGCGTGACCAAGATGGTGCTGGCCACAAGCCACCTGGAGAGCCCCTGCGCGTGGAATCAGATGTACAGCAAGGAACGGGTAGTCCAGGCGAATGCGTCCATGAGGATTCTGGACAAGTTCCGCAACGTGATATTCTGCGGAGACATGAACTGGGACGACAAAGGCGATGGGCCATTCCCTTTGCCAAACGGCTGGATCGATGCCTGGGCCGAGCTGAAGCCAGGAGAGGACGGCTGGACATACGACACGAGGGCTAACGGCATGCTTGCAGGCAACCGCAAGCTGCAGAAGAGGCTGGACCGGTTCGTGTGCAAGCTGCCGGATTTCGAGATTGACTCCATCGAGATGATCGGGAAGGAAGCTATACCTGGGATATCACACTACAAGGAGAAGACAGTCCGCAAGGTAGTCCAGAACATCGAGTATCCTGTGTTGCCTAGCGACCACTTTGGGCTTGTTCTGAGCATCACCTATGCATCATCCGGTTGA